From one Cyanobacterium stanieri PCC 7202 genomic stretch:
- a CDS encoding glycosyl transferase group 1 (PFAM: Glycosyl transferases group 1~COGs: COG0438 Glycosyltransferase~InterPro IPR001296~KEGG: cyh:Cyan8802_2365 glycosyl transferase group 1~PFAM: glycosyl transferase group 1~SPTR: Glycosyl transferase group 1;~manually curated), with product MKNQGSKLILNFSMLIEKPTGISNYINHIFPYLKDLNYISLANEILINNSQSNYHISHQFSPDYGSKGHFLRLLWTQFSLPSMYKKLAGNLLFSPVPEVPLFTSKCSAVVMVHDLIPLRFPQRKSALSAYFRYYVPLVCNQAKHILCNSQSTADDIVNFYGVSAKKITPIYLGFDSATFKVINGLKKMSQKPYFIYLGRHDPHKNLLNIISAFANFKYCKDYELWLVGGKDERYTPLLKQLAHDLGIVEQVKFLNYLDRQDLVRVLNQAEALVFPTFWEGFGFPVLEAMACGTPVITSNVSSLPEVAGDCALLVNPYDVDDIAGAMVEVIKENVRSPLIEAGLARVKQFSWDKTGKETLEVIKQFL from the coding sequence GTGAAAAATCAAGGGTCTAAATTAATTTTAAATTTTTCAATGTTGATTGAAAAACCAACGGGGATTAGTAATTATATTAATCATATTTTTCCTTATTTAAAGGATTTAAATTATATTAGTTTGGCAAATGAAATTTTAATCAATAATTCCCAAAGTAATTATCATATTTCCCATCAATTTAGTCCTGATTATGGTAGTAAAGGGCATTTTTTGCGGTTATTATGGACTCAGTTCAGTTTGCCTTCGATGTACAAAAAGTTAGCAGGAAATTTATTATTTTCTCCTGTGCCTGAAGTACCTTTATTTACGTCTAAATGTTCTGCGGTGGTGATGGTACATGATTTGATTCCCCTGCGTTTTCCGCAAAGAAAGTCGGCTTTGAGTGCTTATTTTCGTTATTATGTGCCTTTGGTATGTAATCAGGCAAAGCATATTCTATGTAATTCTCAAAGTACGGCGGATGATATAGTCAATTTTTATGGGGTATCTGCCAAAAAAATTACTCCTATTTATTTAGGGTTTGATTCTGCGACTTTTAAGGTAATTAATGGTTTGAAAAAAATGAGTCAAAAACCGTATTTTATATATTTAGGAAGACATGATCCTCACAAAAATTTGTTGAATATTATTTCTGCTTTTGCTAATTTCAAATATTGTAAAGATTATGAGTTATGGTTAGTAGGTGGTAAGGATGAACGTTATACTCCTTTATTAAAACAATTGGCTCATGATTTGGGTATTGTTGAGCAGGTTAAATTTTTAAATTATCTTGATCGACAAGATTTGGTGAGAGTGTTAAATCAGGCAGAGGCTTTGGTGTTTCCAACTTTTTGGGAGGGGTTTGGTTTTCCTGTGTTGGAGGCGATGGCTTGTGGTACTCCTGTGATTACTTCGAATGTTTCTTCTCTGCCTGAAGTGGCAGGGGATTGTGCTTTGTTGGTTAATCCTTATGATGTGGATGACATTGCTGGTGCGATGGTTGAAGTTATTAAGGAGAATGTACGATCGCCCTTAATAGAGGCAGGATTAGCAAGGGTAAAACAATTTAGTTGGGATAAAACAGGAAAGGAAACTTTGGAAGTTATTAAACAGTTTTTATGA
- a CDS encoding hypothetical protein (KEGG: cyt:cce_1739 hypothetical protein~SPTR: Putative uncharacterized protein): MRRRFRSNKIEMELFPFLSVLACTIGTLILLIIVISTESIESSSEVTVIGQTEEGQNISKTPRYIECREDGIIIHPSEEFVPRNQLSSSNSPLLRLIRQVENNRDSEYVIVILRPTGLETFYEVRDLIEARNIDIGYEPIDEGLTLRFEE, translated from the coding sequence ATGCGTAGAAGATTTCGCTCTAATAAAATAGAAATGGAGTTATTTCCTTTCCTATCTGTCTTAGCCTGTACCATTGGCACACTAATTTTATTGATTATTGTCATTAGTACAGAAAGCATCGAAAGCAGTTCTGAAGTAACCGTAATTGGGCAAACAGAGGAGGGGCAAAACATTTCTAAAACCCCCCGTTATATTGAATGTCGAGAAGATGGAATTATCATCCATCCTAGTGAGGAATTTGTGCCGAGAAATCAACTAAGTAGTAGTAATTCTCCTCTTCTCAGGCTTATTAGGCAAGTAGAAAATAATCGAGATAGTGAATATGTTATCGTGATTTTAAGACCTACAGGGTTAGAGACATTTTATGAGGTTAGAGATTTGATTGAAGCGCGAAATATTGATATTGGTTATGAACCGATAGATGAAGGTTTAACCCTTAGATTTGAGGAATAA
- a CDS encoding MotA/TolQ/ExbB proton channel (InterPro IPR002898~KEGG: cyt:cce_1738 hypothetical protein~PFAM: MotA/TolQ/ExbB proton channel~SPTR: MotA/TolQ/ExbB proton channel), translating into MPKSIVNNRQELDINLPLVLLFSTLLTVAIYTLLLPFRDTYLGVLLIDRGITQYLVVFISCFVITSSLDKLTKIRTELQSLRKIDIPSHISFDNPKSVQIKQMYEYFSESGKLVDNRLSRVLSAYIHSGSRKASSELALDDSSFYLSASESSYSFPRILVWAIPLLGFIGTVLGISQAVSGFSGFLDSASEVDQIRDGIGTVTSGLAVAFDTTLLALLLSVVVMIPLVLVERLESQLLLQIDIFINDKLLPRFRDKKSKSSPSLDKDTISKTINQAIKESLPTPEELIQPAEMYAREAAQNLLKEFLHQFNQIQSQESELVEGIKEVNQIILTDREKIIQSYQEQQNFNATLVDDIKTIITQIKEQNNISKTELEQQIGTFKNQLENIVSLLDKKIDSLQKSSEQIAELSKLENSFNGIVRALESAGKMENSLSLIQEQITLLQPVIKDLSKPRVVRLVEQIDQ; encoded by the coding sequence ATGCCCAAATCCATTGTCAATAATCGTCAAGAATTAGATATTAATCTTCCCCTTGTCTTACTATTTTCCACCCTGCTAACCGTAGCTATATATACATTACTATTACCCTTTAGAGATACCTATTTAGGAGTATTACTGATAGATAGAGGAATAACTCAATATTTAGTGGTATTTATCTCCTGTTTTGTCATCACCAGTAGCCTTGATAAATTAACCAAAATCAGAACCGAATTACAATCCTTAAGGAAAATCGACATACCTAGCCATATCTCCTTCGATAATCCAAAATCAGTTCAAATCAAACAAATGTATGAATATTTTTCTGAATCAGGAAAATTGGTAGATAATAGACTATCGAGGGTATTAAGTGCTTACATACATTCAGGAAGCAGAAAAGCCTCCAGCGAGTTAGCCCTTGACGACTCATCCTTTTACCTCAGTGCCTCAGAGTCTTCTTATAGTTTTCCCCGTATTTTGGTTTGGGCAATACCTCTTTTAGGTTTTATCGGTACAGTATTGGGTATTAGTCAAGCCGTAAGCGGATTTTCTGGTTTTTTAGATAGTGCCTCAGAAGTTGACCAAATTAGAGATGGTATCGGTACAGTTACTAGCGGTTTAGCTGTTGCTTTTGACACCACCCTTTTGGCATTGCTTTTGAGTGTGGTGGTAATGATTCCCCTTGTCTTGGTAGAAAGACTCGAATCCCAATTACTTTTGCAAATTGATATATTCATCAACGACAAACTTTTGCCCAGATTTCGAGACAAAAAATCGAAATCTTCTCCTTCTTTAGATAAAGACACCATCAGCAAAACCATCAATCAAGCTATCAAAGAATCTTTGCCCACTCCTGAAGAATTGATTCAACCCGCAGAAATGTATGCCAGAGAAGCCGCCCAAAATTTACTGAAGGAATTTCTCCATCAGTTTAACCAAATTCAAAGCCAAGAGTCGGAATTGGTGGAGGGAATCAAAGAGGTTAATCAAATTATTCTCACCGATAGGGAAAAAATTATCCAATCCTATCAAGAGCAACAAAATTTTAATGCTACATTAGTAGATGACATTAAAACCATAATTACGCAAATAAAAGAACAAAATAATATTAGTAAAACAGAACTAGAGCAGCAAATTGGCACTTTTAAGAATCAATTAGAAAATATAGTTTCTCTATTAGATAAAAAAATTGATTCTCTTCAAAAATCTAGTGAACAAATAGCCGAATTATCAAAATTAGAAAATAGCTTTAATGGCATTGTAAGGGCGCTCGAAAGTGCAGGAAAAATGGAAAACTCCCTGAGTCTCATTCAAGAACAAATTACCCTTTTACAACCAGTTATAAAAGATTTGAGTAAACCAAGAGTTGTCCGTTTAGTAGAACAAATTGATCAATAA
- a CDS encoding hypothetical protein (KEGG: syp:SYNPCC7002_A0922 hypothetical protein~SPTR: Putative uncharacterized protein;~manually curated): MIMNSTTSSLFRQITMDIPPLSGKEKEIEKIVNDQETVFLNKTDINLEEKKALFACALHMHQPTIPAGYKGELICNLQQMFEHQGEGDNHNASVFAWCYSRMGDFIPELVANGCSPRIMLDYSGNLLWGLQQMGREDILNNLRKITVDPTYQPYVEWLGTMWSHGVIPSTPIPDIKLHIQAWQHHFMAIFGEDALRRVKGFSPPEMHLPNHPDTLYEYIKALKECGYRWLLVQEHSLERLDGQGLHHDDKYIPNRLMAKNSRGEVISITALIKTQGSDTKLVAQMQPYHEAKTKDKLSVNGVMIPPCVTQIADGENGGVMMNEFPRDFPPLWYDIKNSDVVGVNGTEYLELLEASGVSEDDFPVCQAVGQHKIWQRVGDNITPEGVQGAIAFLTENDHQFHTEGASWTNDLSWVKGYENVLQPMNQLSALFHQKYDVLIEESPEITKRQDYQEALLYNLLLQTSCFRYWGQGTWTDYAKQLYQRGLEIL, from the coding sequence TTGATTATGAACTCCACAACATCCTCACTATTCCGACAAATCACTATGGATATTCCTCCCCTATCAGGAAAAGAAAAAGAGATAGAAAAGATTGTCAATGATCAAGAAACGGTTTTTTTAAACAAAACCGATATTAACTTAGAAGAAAAAAAAGCTCTGTTTGCCTGTGCTTTACACATGCACCAACCTACAATTCCAGCAGGATATAAAGGGGAATTAATTTGTAATTTGCAACAGATGTTTGAGCATCAAGGGGAAGGGGATAATCATAACGCTTCTGTTTTTGCTTGGTGCTATAGTCGTATGGGGGATTTTATTCCTGAATTGGTGGCAAATGGTTGTAGCCCTCGCATTATGTTGGATTATTCGGGTAATCTTTTATGGGGATTACAACAGATGGGTAGGGAAGATATTTTAAATAATCTTCGTAAAATTACTGTAGATCCCACTTATCAACCTTATGTAGAATGGTTGGGTACGATGTGGTCCCATGGGGTGATTCCTTCTACACCTATTCCCGATATTAAGTTACATATTCAGGCATGGCAACATCATTTTATGGCTATTTTTGGGGAGGATGCTTTAAGACGGGTGAAGGGTTTTTCTCCTCCTGAGATGCACTTACCAAATCATCCTGATACTTTGTATGAATATATTAAGGCTTTAAAGGAGTGTGGTTATCGTTGGTTGTTGGTGCAGGAGCATTCGCTGGAAAGGCTGGATGGACAAGGATTGCACCATGATGATAAGTATATTCCCAATCGTTTGATGGCTAAAAATTCTCGGGGAGAGGTTATCAGTATTACGGCGTTAATCAAAACTCAGGGTTCGGATACTAAGTTGGTGGCACAGATGCAGCCTTACCATGAGGCGAAAACCAAAGATAAGTTATCGGTAAATGGGGTGATGATTCCTCCTTGTGTGACGCAAATTGCGGATGGGGAAAATGGGGGCGTGATGATGAATGAGTTTCCTCGGGATTTTCCTCCTCTATGGTATGACATTAAAAATTCTGATGTGGTGGGGGTAAATGGTACTGAATATCTGGAGTTGTTGGAGGCTTCTGGGGTGTCTGAGGATGATTTTCCCGTATGTCAGGCGGTGGGCCAACATAAGATATGGCAAAGGGTGGGGGATAATATTACTCCTGAAGGGGTACAAGGTGCGATCGCCTTTTTAACGGAAAATGATCATCAATTCCATACCGAAGGCGCTTCGTGGACTAATGATTTAAGTTGGGTAAAGGGTTATGAGAATGTATTACAACCCATGAATCAATTAAGTGCTTTATTTCATCAGAAATATGATGTTTTAATAGAAGAAAGTCCTGAAATTACTAAAAGACAAGATTATCAAGAAGCCCTTTTATACAATCTTCTTTTGCAAACCAGTTGTTTTCGTTACTGGGGACAAGGCACATGGACGGATTACGCTAAACAACTATATCAGCGAGGATTGGAAATTCTCTGA
- a CDS encoding hypothetical protein (KEGG: cyc:PCC7424_4097 hypothetical protein~SPTR: Putative uncharacterized protein) translates to MNRKRLIRKRNYPNQNLDSFLDILTNTVGVLMFIGLFVSLLTVEAERIIKTPLRAETTKQGVFFELRNNQLFYISDPEIETQIDQLQSSLPTCYTPEPPRINSQRAYQSYINEINIYNNCISAVRRRLSNFLVDNGQYTVTFTEGGALRYEQNPNAEGEDNQELRADNSQFAQVLQNLDSTQQYIAFIVRPDSFPAFRAAREKAVSNGFEVGWEPFAQNSLLVFGSGGRSVGVQ, encoded by the coding sequence ATGAATAGAAAACGCCTTATTCGTAAAAGAAATTATCCTAATCAAAATTTAGATTCTTTCCTTGATATATTAACAAATACTGTCGGTGTGTTAATGTTTATTGGCTTATTTGTAAGTTTACTCACCGTAGAAGCAGAAAGAATAATAAAAACTCCTTTGAGGGCAGAAACCACAAAACAAGGTGTTTTTTTTGAGCTTAGAAACAATCAATTATTTTATATTAGTGACCCTGAAATAGAGACACAAATCGATCAATTACAGTCTAGTTTGCCAACTTGTTATACTCCCGAACCACCTCGCATTAATTCTCAACGTGCCTATCAATCTTATATTAATGAAATTAATATTTATAATAATTGTATCTCAGCCGTGCGTCGTCGTTTAAGTAATTTTTTAGTGGATAATGGTCAATATACTGTTACTTTTACTGAGGGAGGGGCGTTGCGATATGAGCAAAATCCTAATGCTGAAGGGGAAGATAATCAAGAGTTAAGGGCGGATAATTCGCAATTTGCTCAAGTTTTACAAAATTTGGATTCTACTCAGCAGTATATTGCTTTTATAGTTCGTCCTGACAGTTTTCCTGCTTTTCGTGCTGCTAGGGAAAAGGCGGTTAGTAATGGTTTTGAAGTGGGTTGGGAACCTTTTGCACAAAATAGTTTACTGGTGTTTGGTTCTGGTGGTCGTTCTGTGGGAGTACAATAA